The genomic window CGATCAGCGCAAATACACCGATCGCCTGAAAGAGGCGCGCACCAAGACCGGCGAAGAAGATGCGATGACCATCGCCCTGGGCGCGATCAGCGGACAGAACGCGGTCGTGCTGGTTCAGGATTTCGCCTTCATGGGCGGATCCCTGGGCATGGCGGCAGGCGAAAGCATCGTGAAGGGGGCGGAGCTTGCGGTTGAACGCCGGGCCCCGCTCATCCTGTTTGCCGCTGCCGGTGGCGCGCGCATGCAGGAAGGCATTCTGTCTCTCATGCAGATGCCACGCTCGACGGTGGCCGTGCAGATGGTGCGCGAAGCAGGCCTGCCATACATCGTGGTGATGACTGACCCGACCACCGGCGGCGTGACCGCGTCCTACGCCATGCTGGGCGACGTGCATATTGCAGAGCCCGGTGCGCTCATCGGCTTTGCCGGTCCGCGTGTGATTGAACAGACCATCCGTGAAAAACTGCCTGAGGGCTTCCAGCGCG from Candidatus Phaeomarinobacter ectocarpi includes these protein-coding regions:
- the accD gene encoding acetyl-CoA carboxylase, carboxyltransferase subunit beta, with the translated sequence MSWLENVVRPKIRTFLSAKRDTPENLWHKCKNCGEMIFHRDLEENLHVCTNCGHHGRLRAKARLDNLFDGGTWEKIDNPEVPADPLKFRDQRKYTDRLKEARTKTGEEDAMTIALGAISGQNAVVLVQDFAFMGGSLGMAAGESIVKGAELAVERRAPLILFAAAGGARMQEGILSLMQMPRSTVAVQMVREAGLPYIVVMTDPTTGGVTASYAMLGDVHIAEPGALIGFAGPRVIEQTIREKLPEGFQRAEYLLEHGMVDMVVKRGDMRDTLAKLISLLMIEPATAPTAQAMPQGTAPVPYEAGAATAAGAE